From a region of the Bradyrhizobium diazoefficiens genome:
- a CDS encoding CaiB/BaiF CoA-transferase family protein, whose amino-acid sequence MGALDGIRVIAVEQAVAAPFCSSRLADAGAEVIKIERPEGDFARGYDAAAKGQSSYFVWLNRGKQSAVVDLATKEGCAELEKLIASADVLIQNLKPGSMDKLGFSRERLLKDYPKLISCTITGYGDTGPYAHRKAYDLLIQAESGLASITGNPDGASRVGMSIVDVATGATAHAAILEALIARGRTGKGADIRISMFDVMADWCTVPLLNSEAGNPPKRMGLRHPSIAPYGVFTSKDGKDILISIQSEREWKTLCAKVLDQPDLPADPRVANMVERVRNRDFTDKTVADIFGRMTRDELLKRLSDADIAFAEVNTMADLANHPHLRRIEVDTPNGRVSYPAPAPIIVGETRAYGAVPAIGEHPSKK is encoded by the coding sequence ATGGGAGCACTTGACGGGATCAGGGTGATTGCAGTCGAGCAGGCGGTGGCAGCGCCGTTCTGCTCCTCGCGCCTGGCGGATGCCGGTGCCGAGGTGATCAAAATCGAGCGGCCGGAGGGCGATTTCGCCCGCGGCTATGACGCGGCGGCCAAGGGCCAGAGCAGCTATTTCGTCTGGCTCAACCGCGGCAAGCAGTCGGCCGTGGTCGATCTCGCAACGAAAGAAGGCTGCGCCGAGTTGGAGAAGCTGATCGCGAGCGCCGACGTGCTGATCCAGAATCTCAAGCCGGGCTCGATGGACAAGCTCGGCTTTTCGCGCGAGCGCTTGCTGAAGGACTATCCAAAACTGATCTCTTGCACCATCACCGGCTATGGCGACACCGGCCCCTACGCGCATCGCAAGGCCTATGACCTCCTGATCCAGGCCGAGAGCGGCCTTGCCTCGATCACCGGCAACCCGGACGGCGCTTCGCGCGTCGGCATGTCGATCGTCGATGTCGCGACCGGCGCGACCGCGCATGCGGCGATCCTGGAAGCGCTGATCGCGCGCGGCCGCACCGGCAAGGGCGCCGACATCCGCATCTCCATGTTCGACGTGATGGCGGACTGGTGCACCGTGCCGCTGCTCAACTCCGAGGCCGGCAATCCGCCCAAGCGCATGGGCCTGCGCCATCCCTCGATCGCACCCTATGGCGTATTCACCTCGAAGGACGGCAAGGACATCCTGATCTCGATCCAGAGCGAGCGCGAGTGGAAGACGCTGTGCGCCAAGGTGCTCGACCAGCCCGACCTGCCGGCCGATCCCCGCGTCGCCAACATGGTCGAGCGCGTGCGCAACCGCGACTTCACCGACAAGACCGTTGCGGACATCTTCGGCAGGATGACGCGAGACGAGCTGCTCAAGCGGCTGTCGGACGCCGACATCGCATTCGCCGAGGTCAACACCATGGCCGATCTCGCCAACCATCCGCATCTTCGCCGTATCGAGGTCGACACGCCGAACGGCCGTGTCAGCTATCCCGCGCCGGCCCCGATCATCGTCGGCGAAACGCGCGCTTACGGCGCGGTGCCTGCCATCGGCGAACATCCATCCAAGAAATAA
- a CDS encoding MaoC family dehydratase N-terminal domain-containing protein, translating into MTEKLDIDHLRQWIGRSEEATDIVTAQLVKGLRATLFQEVGEPKTGDAAPFTVHWCLAQPVFPMSMLGPDGHPTRGGFLPPVPLPRRMWAGGEIEFLQPLQVGDESTRTSRIADVQVKTGSTGTLCFVSVEHSISSPRGTAIRERQDIVYREMTSSAPGNAKAPAPPPTAQHRETHVSDPVLLFRYSALTFNGHRIHYDRSYVTEVEGYPGLIFHGPLQAALIIEMAATLRGGKAPKKFTYRGLHPLFEGTEFSVNANETESGMELWTANAEGQPTMKGTAVW; encoded by the coding sequence ATGACCGAGAAGCTCGACATCGATCATTTGCGGCAATGGATCGGCCGCAGCGAAGAGGCCACCGACATCGTCACCGCGCAGCTCGTGAAGGGCTTGCGCGCGACGCTGTTCCAGGAGGTCGGCGAGCCCAAGACGGGGGATGCCGCACCGTTCACGGTGCATTGGTGCCTGGCGCAGCCGGTGTTTCCGATGTCGATGCTCGGCCCCGATGGCCATCCGACCCGCGGCGGCTTCCTGCCGCCGGTGCCGCTGCCGCGCCGGATGTGGGCCGGCGGCGAGATCGAGTTTTTGCAGCCGCTGCAGGTCGGCGATGAATCGACGCGAACCTCGCGCATTGCCGATGTCCAAGTGAAGACCGGATCGACCGGCACGCTGTGCTTCGTCTCGGTCGAGCACAGCATCTCCTCGCCGCGCGGCACGGCCATCCGCGAGCGGCAGGACATCGTCTATCGCGAGATGACGAGCAGCGCGCCGGGAAACGCAAAGGCGCCGGCTCCGCCGCCGACGGCGCAGCACCGCGAGACCCATGTCTCCGACCCCGTGCTGCTGTTCCGCTACTCCGCGCTGACCTTCAACGGCCACCGCATCCATTACGACCGCAGCTACGTCACCGAGGTCGAGGGCTATCCGGGCCTGATCTTCCACGGACCGCTGCAGGCGGCCTTGATCATCGAGATGGCCGCGACGCTGCGCGGCGGCAAGGCGCCGAAGAAGTTCACCTATCGCGGCCTGCATCCGCTGTTTGAGGGCACGGAGTTCTCCGTCAACGCCAACGAGACCGAGAGCGGCATGGAGCTGTGGACCGCGAATGCCGAGGGGCAGCCGACGATGAAGGGGACGGCGGTGTGGTAA
- the mdlC gene encoding benzoylformate decarboxylase translates to MSKNGKTGSKSVTVKQATLNLLRSVGIDKVFGNPGSTELPFLSDWPADIDYVLALQEASAVGMADGYAQATRNAGFVNLHSAAGVGNALGNIYTAHRNQTPLVITAGQQARSILPLQAFLYAERASEFPRPYVKYSVEPARPEDVPAAIARAYYTAMQPPCGPTFVSIPIDDWTHATAPVEARKVSREIGPELEPMKALVAALASSKHPALVVGPGIDRAGAVDLMVRIAEKARASVWVSPFSARCSFPERHPQFAGFLHASPAQLSDALRAHDLVVVIGAPVFTFHVEGHAAIFDGDATIIQITDDPDAAAVTPVGTSIIATMKPALSMLLDLLPESRRATPKGRTLPPAPQAADPLPVEFLLHSLSQAMPEGASLVEEVPSHRPAMQKFMPMPGQDSFYTMASGGLGYSLPAAVGMALGKPNSRTVCLIGDGSAMYSVQALWTAAQRKLPLTIVVINNSGYGAMRSFSQVMQVRNVPGLELPGIDFVKIAEGMGCDAMRVTKAAELGEALKRAMAYEGTSLVEVIVDAAVPVLYGQKH, encoded by the coding sequence ATGTCCAAGAACGGCAAGACCGGCAGCAAATCCGTCACCGTCAAGCAGGCGACCCTGAACCTGCTGCGCTCCGTGGGCATCGACAAGGTGTTCGGCAATCCCGGCTCGACCGAGCTGCCTTTCCTGAGCGACTGGCCCGCTGACATCGACTACGTGCTGGCGCTGCAGGAAGCCTCCGCCGTCGGCATGGCCGACGGCTACGCGCAGGCGACGCGCAATGCCGGCTTCGTCAATCTGCATTCGGCGGCCGGTGTCGGCAACGCGCTCGGCAACATCTACACCGCGCACCGCAACCAGACCCCGCTGGTGATCACCGCGGGCCAGCAGGCGCGCTCGATCCTGCCGCTACAGGCGTTCCTCTATGCCGAGCGCGCGTCGGAGTTTCCGCGGCCCTATGTCAAGTACAGCGTCGAGCCGGCGAGACCCGAAGACGTGCCGGCCGCGATCGCGCGCGCCTATTACACTGCGATGCAGCCGCCCTGCGGGCCGACCTTCGTGTCGATCCCGATCGACGACTGGACGCATGCGACGGCGCCGGTCGAAGCGCGCAAGGTGAGCCGCGAGATCGGCCCCGAGCTTGAGCCGATGAAGGCGCTGGTTGCCGCGCTCGCCTCAAGCAAGCACCCTGCCCTCGTCGTCGGCCCCGGCATCGACCGCGCTGGCGCGGTCGACCTGATGGTGCGCATCGCCGAGAAGGCCAGGGCCAGCGTCTGGGTCAGCCCGTTCTCGGCGCGCTGCTCGTTCCCCGAGCGGCATCCGCAATTCGCCGGCTTCCTGCATGCCTCGCCGGCGCAGCTCTCCGACGCATTGCGCGCGCACGACCTCGTGGTCGTGATCGGCGCGCCGGTGTTCACCTTTCATGTCGAAGGCCACGCCGCGATCTTCGACGGTGACGCAACGATTATCCAGATCACCGACGATCCGGATGCGGCGGCGGTGACGCCCGTCGGCACCAGCATCATCGCGACGATGAAGCCGGCACTGAGCATGCTGCTCGACCTTCTGCCGGAAAGCAGACGTGCGACGCCCAAAGGCCGCACGCTGCCGCCGGCACCGCAAGCCGCCGATCCGCTCCCGGTCGAATTCCTGCTGCATTCGCTGTCGCAGGCGATGCCGGAGGGCGCCTCGCTCGTCGAAGAAGTGCCCTCGCACCGGCCGGCCATGCAAAAGTTCATGCCGATGCCCGGTCAGGACAGTTTCTACACCATGGCGAGCGGCGGCCTCGGCTACTCGCTGCCGGCCGCCGTCGGCATGGCGCTCGGCAAGCCGAACAGCCGCACGGTCTGCCTGATCGGCGACGGCTCGGCGATGTATTCGGTCCAGGCACTGTGGACCGCCGCGCAGCGCAAGCTGCCGCTGACCATCGTCGTCATCAACAATTCCGGCTACGGCGCGATGCGCTCGTTCAGCCAGGTGATGCAAGTGCGCAACGTGCCGGGCCTGGAGCTGCCCGGAATCGATTTCGTGAAGATCGCCGAGGGCATGGGCTGCGACGCGATGCGGGTGACGAAAGCCGCGGAGCTGGGCGAGGCGTTAAAGCGCGCGATGGCGTATGAGGGCACAAGCCTGGTGGAGGTGATCGTGGATGCGGCGGTGCCGGTGCTGTACGGGCAAAAGCATTAG
- a CDS encoding SDR family oxidoreductase: MQVTGKIVVVTGGANGIGKALCEAFYNAGAAKVVVADMDVANARAVAAMVDGAAFKCDVAQEKDISHVIEETERQFGPIGLFCSNAGIGGGFDPMSENAGGASDEPWQRSWAIHVMAHVYAARHLVPRMRARGGGYFLNTISAAGLLSQVGSPAYSTTKHAAVGFAENLAISHKAHNIKVSILCPQGVDTNMLRSIPKGPQSGDGDLTPEQVARDVLAGLEQETFLILPHPQVLGYVRKKTENYDRWIGGMAKIQAKMREEFGK, from the coding sequence ATGCAGGTGACCGGCAAGATCGTGGTCGTCACGGGCGGCGCAAACGGCATCGGCAAGGCGCTGTGCGAGGCGTTTTACAATGCGGGTGCAGCCAAGGTCGTTGTCGCGGACATGGATGTCGCCAATGCAAGGGCGGTCGCTGCCATGGTTGATGGCGCGGCCTTCAAATGCGACGTCGCGCAGGAAAAGGACATTTCGCATGTCATCGAGGAGACCGAGCGGCAGTTCGGCCCGATCGGCCTGTTCTGCTCCAATGCCGGCATCGGCGGCGGATTCGATCCGATGTCGGAAAATGCCGGCGGCGCCTCCGACGAGCCGTGGCAGCGGAGCTGGGCGATCCACGTCATGGCCCACGTCTATGCGGCGCGGCATCTCGTCCCGCGCATGAGGGCGCGCGGGGGCGGCTATTTCCTCAACACCATTTCGGCCGCGGGCCTCTTGTCGCAGGTCGGCAGCCCGGCTTACTCGACGACCAAGCACGCAGCGGTCGGCTTTGCCGAGAATCTCGCGATCTCGCACAAGGCCCACAACATCAAGGTCTCGATCCTCTGCCCGCAGGGCGTCGACACCAACATGCTGCGCTCGATCCCCAAGGGACCGCAATCCGGCGACGGCGATCTCACGCCCGAGCAGGTTGCCAGGGACGTGCTAGCCGGCCTCGAGCAGGAAACCTTCCTGATCCTGCCGCACCCGCAAGTGCTCGGCTACGTGCGCAAGAAGACCGAGAATTACGACCGCTGGATCGGCGGCATGGCCAAAATCCAGGCGAAGATGCGGGAAGAGTTCGGAAAGTGA
- a CDS encoding hemolysin III family protein, with the protein MTIFQLKEFASTSVHAAADAIGWNYDRAELIADAIIHAIGVLSGIIAATALVVLAVVYASATDIVGVSIYVAGLLSMLVLSATYNLWPVSPAKWLLRRFDHSAIYLLIAATYTPFILEVKDSAFALVLLAGVWCAAISGIVLKLLCPGRFDRVSVGIYLAMGWSGVMLYDAVVQALPALVLDFILAGGLLYSLGVVFHAWRRLRFQNAIWHGFVLAGAACHYTAVLDLVLS; encoded by the coding sequence ATGACCATCTTCCAACTGAAAGAGTTCGCGTCCACCTCCGTCCACGCGGCGGCCGACGCGATCGGCTGGAATTACGACCGCGCCGAGCTCATCGCCGACGCAATCATCCACGCGATCGGCGTCCTCTCCGGCATCATCGCCGCGACCGCGCTGGTGGTGCTGGCGGTGGTCTATGCCAGTGCGACCGACATCGTCGGCGTCTCGATCTACGTCGCCGGGCTGCTCTCGATGCTGGTGCTGTCGGCAACCTATAATCTCTGGCCGGTATCGCCAGCCAAATGGCTGCTGCGGCGGTTCGACCATTCGGCGATCTATCTGCTGATCGCGGCGACCTATACGCCGTTCATCCTGGAGGTGAAGGACAGCGCGTTTGCGCTGGTGCTGCTCGCCGGCGTCTGGTGCGCGGCGATATCAGGCATCGTGCTCAAGCTTCTCTGCCCCGGCCGGTTCGATCGCGTCTCGGTCGGCATCTATCTCGCCATGGGCTGGAGCGGCGTGATGCTCTACGACGCCGTGGTCCAGGCGCTGCCAGCGCTGGTGCTGGACTTCATCCTTGCGGGAGGCCTGCTCTACAGCCTTGGCGTGGTCTTCCACGCCTGGCGGCGGCTGCGCTTCCAGAATGCGATCTGGCACGGCTTTGTCTTGGCCGGCGCGGCGTGCCATTATACCGCGGTGCTCGACCTCGTGTTGAGCTGA
- a CDS encoding YcjX family protein: MAFSFQDMVEEARLSARALIDYGEHFFNPTVRLGVTGLSRAGKTVFITALIHGLTRGGRFPVFEAYASGRIARAHLAPQPDDAVPRFAYETHLRALIDERRWPNSTVDISELRLVIDYQRPSGADRTLTLDIVDYPGEWLLDLPLLQKSFEQWSAESLALSREAPRAHLAAEWHAHLATLKPDAREDEQATLAAAKLFTDYLRACRDERFAMSLLPPGRFLMPGNLAGSPALTFAPLDVPAGGQAPEGSLWAMMVRRFEAYKDVVVRPFFRDHFARLDRQIVLADALAAFNSGPEALHDLEAALAGILDCFRIGRSTFLSSLFRPRIDRILFAATKADHLHHFSHDRLEAVLRRAVSGAVARAEDTGAEIDVVALAAVRATREAQIARGRDKLPSILGMPAAGESAGGEFFDGNTEVATFPGDLPLDPEPLFNGKDAFQGLSTQAAEKSDFRFLRFRPPQLDREGADEPALPHIRLDRALQFLIGDKLA, encoded by the coding sequence ATGGCATTCAGTTTTCAGGATATGGTCGAGGAAGCGCGCTTGTCGGCGCGGGCGCTGATCGACTATGGCGAGCATTTCTTCAACCCGACGGTGCGGCTCGGGGTCACCGGTCTGTCGCGGGCCGGCAAGACGGTGTTCATCACCGCGCTGATCCACGGCCTCACCCGCGGCGGCCGGTTTCCGGTGTTCGAAGCCTATGCCTCGGGCCGGATCGCGCGAGCGCATCTGGCGCCGCAGCCCGACGATGCCGTGCCGCGCTTTGCCTATGAGACCCATTTGCGCGCGCTGATCGACGAACGGCGCTGGCCGAACTCGACCGTCGACATCAGCGAGCTCAGGCTCGTCATCGACTATCAGCGCCCGAGCGGCGCCGACCGCACGCTAACGCTCGACATCGTCGACTATCCCGGCGAGTGGCTGCTCGACCTGCCGCTGCTGCAGAAGAGCTTTGAGCAATGGTCGGCGGAGAGCCTTGCACTGTCGCGCGAGGCGCCGCGCGCGCATCTGGCCGCGGAGTGGCACGCGCATCTCGCAACGCTCAAGCCCGACGCCCGCGAGGACGAGCAGGCGACGCTCGCCGCCGCAAAGCTCTTCACTGACTATTTGCGCGCCTGCCGCGACGAGCGCTTCGCGATGAGCCTGTTGCCGCCCGGCCGTTTCCTGATGCCCGGCAATCTTGCAGGCTCGCCGGCGCTGACCTTTGCGCCGCTCGATGTGCCCGCCGGCGGGCAGGCGCCGGAGGGATCGCTGTGGGCGATGATGGTGCGCCGCTTCGAGGCCTACAAGGACGTCGTGGTGCGGCCGTTCTTCCGCGATCATTTTGCCCGGCTCGATCGCCAGATCGTGCTGGCTGATGCGCTCGCCGCGTTCAACTCCGGACCCGAGGCGCTGCACGATCTCGAAGCCGCCCTGGCCGGCATCCTCGATTGTTTTCGCATCGGCCGCAGCACGTTTCTCTCCAGCCTGTTCCGGCCGCGTATCGACCGCATCCTGTTCGCGGCGACCAAGGCGGACCATCTGCATCATTTCAGTCACGACCGGCTCGAGGCCGTGCTGCGCCGCGCCGTCTCGGGCGCCGTTGCGCGCGCGGAAGATACCGGTGCGGAGATCGACGTGGTGGCGCTTGCCGCCGTGCGGGCCACGCGAGAAGCCCAAATCGCGCGGGGCCGCGACAAATTGCCGTCGATCCTGGGAATGCCGGCCGCCGGCGAAAGCGCGGGCGGCGAATTCTTCGACGGCAACACCGAAGTTGCGACCTTTCCGGGCGATCTGCCGCTGGATCCAGAGCCGCTGTTCAACGGCAAGGATGCGTTTCAAGGCCTCTCGACGCAAGCGGCGGAAAAGAGCGATTTCCGCTTCCTGCGCTTCCGCCCGCCGCAGCTCGACCGCGAAGGGGCGGACGAGCCGGCACTGCCTCACATCCGCCTCGACCGTGCCTTGCAGTTCCTGATCGGAGACAAGCTCGCATGA
- a CDS encoding TIGR01620 family protein — protein MNDRSQQRRPATFRLDDPGVVVTEADETGRLSRGTIQITPEPDPSTLPVPIEAALPARRGFPWGTLFWSGLAGLTLLGTGLGVVHLIEDLFARSETFGFVGLAFALVTALALAVVIGREALGLARLATIEQLHRRAAAVLASDDRKESRVIVKDLLGIAHQNPRLARARAALESHAGEIIDGADMIRLAERELMSPLDAEARRLVSSAAQKVSIVTAVSPRAAIDVLFVFVAALRLIRQLAHLYGGRPGALGMIRLIRQIIAHLAITGGMAASDSLVQQMLGHGIAAKLSQRLGEGVLNGLLTARLGLAAIDVTRPLPFAALPPPKLSDLATDLLRKKDEEE, from the coding sequence ATGAACGACCGATCCCAGCAGCGGCGGCCGGCGACATTCCGGCTGGATGATCCCGGCGTCGTCGTCACCGAAGCCGACGAGACGGGGCGGCTCAGTCGCGGCACCATCCAGATCACGCCGGAGCCCGATCCATCGACTCTGCCGGTACCGATCGAAGCCGCGCTTCCGGCGCGGCGTGGATTTCCCTGGGGGACGCTGTTCTGGTCGGGGCTCGCCGGGTTGACGTTGCTGGGCACCGGCCTCGGCGTCGTCCATCTGATCGAGGATCTGTTCGCGCGCAGCGAAACCTTCGGCTTCGTCGGTCTCGCCTTCGCCCTCGTGACCGCACTGGCGCTCGCCGTGGTGATCGGCCGCGAGGCGCTTGGCCTGGCGCGGCTCGCCACGATCGAGCAACTGCATCGGCGCGCAGCAGCAGTGCTTGCCAGCGACGACCGCAAGGAGAGCCGCGTCATCGTCAAGGATCTGCTGGGGATCGCGCACCAGAACCCGCGGCTCGCACGCGCCCGCGCCGCGCTGGAGAGCCATGCCGGCGAGATCATCGACGGCGCCGACATGATCCGGCTTGCCGAGCGCGAATTGATGTCGCCGCTGGATGCGGAGGCGCGGCGGCTGGTGTCGTCAGCCGCGCAAAAGGTTTCGATCGTGACCGCGGTGAGCCCACGCGCCGCGATCGACGTGCTGTTCGTGTTCGTAGCCGCGCTGCGCCTGATCCGTCAGCTCGCACACCTCTACGGCGGCCGGCCTGGCGCGCTCGGCATGATCCGCCTGATCCGTCAAATCATCGCTCATCTCGCCATCACGGGCGGCATGGCCGCGAGCGACAGCCTGGTGCAGCAGATGCTCGGCCACGGCATCGCGGCAAAGCTGTCGCAGCGGCTCGGCGAAGGCGTGCTCAATGGATTGCTGACGGCGCGGCTGGGCCTCGCCGCGATCGACGTTACGCGCCCGCTGCCGTTCGCGGCGCTGCCGCCGCCGAAGCTGTCTGATCTCGCGACGGATTTGCTGCGGAAAAAGGACGAGGAAGAGTAG
- a CDS encoding glycosyltransferase family 39 protein, translating into MAAAIIAAMTALRIVYASAIELRTDEAYYWTWSKEGALSFLDHPPAIAWLIRFGTAIFGDTPLGVRFGGIVAMLLTQLLLADIVRRLTHDARAVMFAVLMPEAALYYGLLMAKVAPDVAMIPLAVAMMWSLVALAQSGDGRWWLAAGLFAGLSMLSKFTAIMFAPAVAAFLLVPDWRWRWLRSPYPYLAVLVATLVFSPVLIWNAQHDWASFRFQGVRATANYGISLRTIGDFIGLQFGLVGFVMLPVVLTGLVLTAWRGYRRREPVAILLSTAVLVPFLYFLAKSATLRVGDTWPMFMWPVGFAAAAVNLAAMAKEGWSIRMLNASLFWVRTAVVSGIAFVAIVFLYYVAAPWNLLGKIDPIGAEAGYEQVAARAQAALDETGATWIATTDYRTYAMMRWLFRGRVPVIEINERGRFQDFRDPGMDRIKDHAGIYVGREPDNRSSMWENIPAKREQLGQVERRWRGLVMDRYVLEKLTGWTPELSPPKDSPLFQWKVLAGDFSARLARFLLPSLEGPGGGGSIARSASGVG; encoded by the coding sequence ATGGCGGCGGCAATCATCGCCGCGATGACCGCGCTGCGCATCGTCTACGCCTCCGCGATCGAGCTGCGCACCGACGAGGCCTATTACTGGACCTGGTCGAAGGAGGGCGCGCTCAGCTTCCTCGATCATCCTCCGGCCATCGCCTGGCTGATCCGTTTCGGGACCGCAATCTTCGGCGACACGCCGCTCGGTGTCCGCTTCGGCGGCATCGTCGCCATGCTGCTGACGCAGCTCCTGCTCGCCGACATCGTCCGCCGTCTCACCCACGATGCGCGTGCCGTGATGTTCGCTGTGCTGATGCCGGAAGCTGCGCTGTACTATGGCCTGCTGATGGCCAAGGTCGCGCCAGACGTCGCCATGATCCCGCTGGCGGTGGCGATGATGTGGTCGCTGGTAGCGCTGGCGCAGAGCGGCGACGGACGCTGGTGGCTCGCGGCCGGGCTGTTCGCCGGCTTATCGATGCTGTCGAAATTCACCGCGATCATGTTCGCACCCGCAGTTGCCGCCTTTCTGTTGGTGCCGGATTGGCGCTGGCGCTGGTTGCGCAGCCCTTATCCTTATCTCGCCGTGCTGGTTGCGACCCTCGTGTTCTCGCCGGTGCTGATCTGGAACGCGCAACACGATTGGGCCTCGTTTCGTTTCCAGGGCGTGCGCGCCACCGCCAATTACGGCATTTCGCTGCGGACGATCGGCGACTTCATCGGCCTGCAATTCGGCCTCGTCGGCTTCGTCATGCTGCCGGTGGTGCTGACCGGACTGGTGCTGACGGCATGGCGCGGCTATCGCAGGCGCGAGCCGGTCGCGATCCTGTTGTCGACCGCGGTGCTGGTGCCGTTTCTGTATTTCCTCGCGAAGTCGGCGACGCTCCGGGTCGGCGACACCTGGCCGATGTTCATGTGGCCGGTCGGCTTCGCCGCGGCGGCCGTGAACCTTGCGGCGATGGCGAAGGAGGGCTGGTCGATACGCATGCTCAACGCGTCGCTGTTCTGGGTCAGGACAGCAGTCGTCTCCGGCATCGCCTTCGTCGCGATCGTGTTCCTCTACTACGTGGCGGCGCCCTGGAATCTCCTCGGCAAGATCGATCCGATCGGCGCCGAGGCCGGCTACGAGCAGGTCGCCGCGCGAGCACAGGCCGCGCTGGACGAGACCGGGGCGACCTGGATTGCGACCACGGACTATCGCACCTACGCCATGATGCGCTGGCTGTTCAGGGGGCGCGTGCCCGTCATCGAGATCAACGAGCGCGGCCGCTTCCAGGATTTCCGCGATCCGGGCATGGACCGGATCAAGGACCATGCCGGCATCTATGTCGGCCGCGAGCCGGACAATCGTTCGTCAATGTGGGAGAACATCCCTGCGAAGCGCGAACAGCTCGGCCAGGTCGAGCGCCGCTGGCGCGGCCTCGTGATGGACAGATATGTGTTGGAAAAGCTCACCGGCTGGACGCCAGAGCTGTCGCCGCCGAAGGACTCGCCGTTGTTTCAATGGAAGGTGCTGGCGGGGGACTTCAGCGCGAGGCTCGCGCGGTTTCTCTTACCCTCCCTGGAGGGTCCTGGAGGGGGAGGGTCGATCGCGCGTAGCGCGAGCGGGGTGGGGTGA